Proteins from one Aminivibrio sp. genomic window:
- a CDS encoding DarT ssDNA thymidine ADP-ribosyltransferase family protein, whose protein sequence is MFKRRYKIPEDFSGDSFKIYVEKPESLKLLSSFLRNRKIKETPEIKNKKRNEQIKNFCTERGIETLVHFTRFENLESILKKGFLSREELEKWDSTNQPVFNDSQRIDQCPDSISLSISFPNYKMFFHYRQRNSAKWAVILLKPDILWEMDCAFCMDNAAKSLVSRIPLSERKNVYSLYSMFKDHPENKRCNLGIPDFYTTSPQAEVLEFNPIPAEYITEIHFEEIETFNSWMKLHGGKQPDEHLFKCETQFFKARIDYLKWPTTAGGGSGILGEEIIGGDFSNYDGGNNADDEIPF, encoded by the coding sequence GTGTTCAAAAGAAGGTACAAAATCCCTGAAGATTTTTCAGGAGATTCTTTCAAAATATACGTTGAAAAACCGGAGTCACTTAAACTGCTCTCTTCATTTCTGAGGAATAGGAAGATAAAAGAAACACCAGAAATCAAAAACAAAAAACGCAACGAACAGATCAAGAATTTTTGTACTGAGAGAGGAATTGAAACACTTGTTCATTTCACCAGGTTTGAAAATCTGGAAAGTATCCTAAAAAAAGGTTTCTTATCAAGAGAAGAACTAGAGAAATGGGACTCAACCAATCAGCCTGTTTTTAATGACAGCCAGCGTATAGATCAATGCCCGGATTCAATTTCGCTTTCAATCTCCTTCCCGAACTACAAAATGTTTTTCCACTACAGACAGAGAAATTCTGCAAAATGGGCAGTGATACTTTTGAAACCGGACATACTATGGGAGATGGACTGCGCCTTTTGTATGGATAATGCTGCTAAGAGTCTAGTCAGTCGAATCCCCTTGTCGGAACGAAAAAATGTGTATTCTCTATACTCGATGTTCAAAGATCATCCAGAAAACAAGAGGTGCAATTTGGGAATACCCGATTTCTACACCACAAGCCCCCAGGCGGAAGTGCTTGAATTCAATCCAATTCCTGCAGAATATATCACCGAGATCCATTTTGAAGAAATTGAAACCTTCAATTCATGGATGAAGCTCCACGGAGGGAAGCAACCTGATGAACATCTTTTCAAATGCGAAACTCAGTTTTTTAAAGCTAGAATAGATTACTTGAAATGGCCAACTACTGCCGGGGGGGGAAGTGGTATTCTGGGCGAAGAAATTATCGGCGGAGATTTTTCAAACTATGACGGGGGAAACAATGCTGATGATGAAATACCTTTTTAG
- a CDS encoding AAA family ATPase — protein sequence MKAPEYIRFSAAVPIEKPDWVIPGLKVGQFGLLTAPGRTGKSYLLMQIAMSVASGQTIIPRLDVSGAAKSCLLNCVDDASDVRERGNVVLRCFDVESLLDDNLFVASMSGATLRSTEMLKWEPG from the coding sequence ATGAAGGCACCGGAATACATACGATTCTCTGCAGCGGTTCCGATTGAAAAACCGGACTGGGTAATCCCAGGGCTGAAGGTTGGGCAATTCGGCTTACTGACGGCTCCTGGTCGTACGGGAAAGTCATATCTGTTGATGCAAATCGCTATGTCTGTAGCCAGTGGACAGACGATAATCCCAAGGTTGGATGTTTCAGGAGCCGCAAAGTCGTGTCTGCTAAATTGCGTGGATGATGCTTCCGACGTCCGGGAACGGGGCAATGTCGTCCTGCGCTGTTTCGATGTAGAATCTTTGCTTGATGACAACCTTTTCGTTGCGTCCATGTCAGGGGCAACTCTTAGATCGACGGAAATGCTGAAATGGGAACCCGGGTGA
- a CDS encoding ATP-binding protein produces MLDHETVNKLRYMKLTGIAEALKEQHDDDAYQEMGFRDRFALLVDREFCKRQHGRLQRLINGAKFENPTACVEDIRYDDDRKLDRSFILELASCSYIRHARNVVIVGPTGAGKSFLAQALGQAACRRFLKTRYIQLPDLLNELKMARIKGVEAFNRLRKQFIKYDLLIIDEWLLFPISVEDTQLLLSLVDRRHNHQATIIASQFEPAEWLDQIPVPVAAEAITDRLCSQAYNIVIKGKKSMREAARD; encoded by the coding sequence ATGCTTGATCATGAAACCGTGAACAAGCTCAGGTACATGAAACTGACGGGGATCGCCGAGGCGCTCAAGGAGCAGCACGACGACGATGCCTACCAGGAAATGGGCTTCCGCGACCGCTTCGCGCTGCTGGTGGACCGCGAGTTCTGCAAGCGTCAGCACGGACGGCTGCAGCGCCTGATCAACGGGGCCAAATTCGAAAATCCGACCGCCTGCGTCGAAGACATCAGGTACGACGATGACCGGAAGCTCGACCGCAGCTTCATTCTGGAACTCGCGTCGTGCAGCTACATCCGGCACGCACGCAATGTCGTGATCGTCGGACCGACCGGCGCCGGGAAGTCCTTCCTGGCGCAGGCTCTCGGACAGGCCGCCTGCAGGCGTTTTCTGAAGACCCGCTACATTCAGCTGCCTGATCTGCTGAACGAGTTGAAAATGGCCAGAATCAAGGGGGTGGAAGCCTTTAATCGCCTGAGGAAGCAGTTTATCAAGTACGACCTCCTGATTATCGACGAATGGCTTCTGTTTCCCATCTCCGTGGAGGACACCCAGCTGCTGCTCTCGCTCGTCGACCGGAGGCACAACCACCAGGCTACGATCATCGCCTCCCAGTTCGAGCCCGCCGAATGGCTGGACCAGATTCCTGTCCCGGTTGCCGCCGAGGCGATAACGGACCGACTCTGTTCACAGGCGTACAATATCGTCATCAAGGGCAAAAAGTCCATGCGTGAAGCAGCCCGCGATTGA
- the istA gene encoding IS21 family transposase has protein sequence MSDFLTIVRAVYSGLSQRKVAATHGVSRNTVSLYLRKARDQGWLTLKDLDALDDTAVTQGLLQITAPSRDATFKMPDFDYVHAELAKPHVTLKLLWEEYVEQCRQSSERFYMETQFRRYYHLHARVHKATIRLEHKPAFSLEVDWAGARIAFFDAESGKMSQASLFVAVLPCSGIIYAEPFRDQKLPSWITGHVNAFQYFGGVPKTVIPDNLKSGVKRSDFYEPDLNRTYQEMAAHYGTVILPARVRKPKDKASAENAVLISSRKIIAKLRNIRILSFPDLQRHVRTALEHVNSAPLTGKSESRWTSFLAEEKDFLLPLPESPYEPAQWGKAKVQTNCHIAYQRKFYSVPFEYLGEEVDVRATQAAVEIFYQHQRIASHKRLWGKGDYATVAEHMPPDKLFFVEWDRDRFLRWAEKTGNATRRVVEAILDRAVIEQQAYRSCFGVLSLREKFGPLRLERACGIIVSRTISPSYQQLKNILEKNMDISQTPGEGVKETPGRGFRRGAEYFGGGDHA, from the coding sequence TTGTCAGATTTTCTCACCATTGTCCGGGCCGTTTACAGCGGCCTGAGTCAGCGCAAGGTCGCCGCCACGCACGGGGTGTCCAGAAACACGGTGTCGCTGTATCTGCGTAAGGCGCGGGATCAAGGCTGGCTCACCCTGAAAGACCTGGACGCATTGGACGACACCGCCGTGACGCAAGGCTTGCTGCAAATCACCGCCCCGTCCCGAGACGCAACCTTCAAGATGCCCGACTTCGACTATGTGCATGCTGAACTGGCCAAGCCCCATGTCACCCTGAAGCTGCTCTGGGAGGAGTACGTTGAACAATGCCGCCAAAGCAGCGAGCGCTTTTACATGGAGACGCAATTCCGGCGGTACTACCATCTGCATGCCAGGGTTCACAAGGCGACCATCCGGCTGGAGCACAAACCCGCGTTCTCGCTCGAAGTGGACTGGGCCGGCGCCAGGATCGCCTTCTTCGACGCGGAGAGCGGAAAGATGTCTCAGGCTTCGTTGTTCGTGGCCGTTCTGCCGTGCAGCGGGATCATCTACGCCGAGCCGTTCCGCGACCAAAAGCTGCCGTCCTGGATCACCGGTCACGTCAACGCCTTTCAATATTTCGGCGGCGTTCCCAAGACGGTTATCCCCGACAATCTGAAAAGCGGCGTCAAGCGCTCCGATTTCTACGAGCCCGACCTGAACAGGACATATCAGGAGATGGCCGCCCATTACGGAACGGTCATACTGCCAGCTCGAGTCCGCAAGCCCAAGGACAAGGCGTCCGCGGAAAACGCCGTGTTGATTTCGTCGCGAAAAATCATCGCAAAACTCCGCAACATCCGGATCCTGTCCTTCCCGGACCTGCAGCGGCACGTCCGCACAGCCCTTGAGCATGTCAATTCCGCGCCCTTGACCGGGAAAAGCGAGAGCCGCTGGACATCTTTTCTCGCCGAAGAAAAGGATTTCCTGCTCCCGCTTCCCGAATCCCCCTACGAACCGGCACAGTGGGGGAAAGCCAAGGTCCAGACGAACTGCCACATCGCCTATCAACGCAAATTCTACTCCGTTCCGTTTGAATATCTGGGAGAAGAGGTCGACGTCCGGGCAACGCAGGCGGCAGTGGAAATATTCTACCAGCATCAGCGGATTGCGTCCCATAAAAGACTGTGGGGGAAGGGCGACTATGCCACCGTCGCGGAGCACATGCCCCCTGACAAGCTCTTCTTCGTCGAATGGGACCGCGACCGCTTCCTGCGCTGGGCAGAGAAAACCGGGAACGCCACCCGACGGGTGGTCGAAGCTATTCTCGACCGGGCGGTCATTGAGCAGCAGGCCTACCGCTCCTGTTTCGGCGTGCTGAGCCTGCGGGAGAAGTTCGGTCCCCTCCGGCTCGAACGGGCCTGCGGCATCATCGTTTCGCGAACAATCTCTCCGTCGTACCAGCAACTCAAGAACATTCTCGAGAAGAACATGGATATTTCCCAGACGCCCGGGGAGGGCGTGAAGGAAACTCCGGGGCGCGGATTCCGGCGCGGAGCGGAATATTTCGGAGGCGGCGACCATGCTTGA
- a CDS encoding helix-turn-helix transcriptional regulator, with amino-acid sequence MDLAEQTGFKKRLLTSLEAAEYLGISHSYLRQLRSDGHIGRRVSPPPHIRVGKIGLRYDIRDLDRWIEDQPRYQTYAEVPTEDFQR; translated from the coding sequence ATGGACCTGGCAGAGCAAACAGGTTTCAAAAAGCGACTCCTCACGAGTCTTGAGGCGGCGGAATATCTGGGAATATCACATAGTTATCTGCGGCAGCTCCGGAGCGATGGGCATATAGGGAGGCGCGTTTCTCCCCCTCCCCATATCCGAGTGGGCAAGATTGGGTTACGGTACGACATTCGTGACCTCGATCGATGGATTGAGGATCAACCGAGATATCAGACATACGCGGAAGTTCCTACGGAGGATTTCCAAAGATGA